From uncultured Fusobacterium sp.:
ATATAGTAAACCTCTTTTTTTCCAAAACTTTGCCAAATAGGGTATGTTCTATCAATAAATGTTTTCATTTGAGAGCAAATTCCATAGAAATATATAGGAGTTGCTAAAACTATAACATCTGCTTTTTTAAAATCCTCTAAAAGCTCTTTCATATCATCTTTTTGAACACAAACACTATTATTTTCCATACAGTAATCACAAGCTTTACAATATCCTATCTTTTTTTCTGCTAATCTAACAAGTTTAACAAGGTTTCCACTCTCTTTTGCACCTCTTTCAAACTCCTCACATAAACTTTGAGAGTTACCATTTTTTCTTGGGCTACTTGAAATAATAAG
This genomic window contains:
- a CDS encoding flavodoxin family protein: MKNVLIISSSPRKNGNSQSLCEEFERGAKESGNLVKLVRLAEKKIGYCKACDYCMENNSVCVQKDDMKELLEDFKKADVIVLATPIYFYGICSQMKTFIDRTYPIWQSFGKKEVYYIISAGLDENIINRSLGDLNGFIEHFEKHEIKGRIYATDVTEAGKVRETPLMDTAYKMGYSL